From the genome of Constrictibacter sp. MBR-5:
CTGCCTCCGCGCCGGCCTTTGCACGGACCGGGATCTTCAGATAGTGGACGCCGTTCGCTTCCGCCTTCGGGAAATGACCGGCGCGGATGTTCACCTGGATCGAGGGCAGCAGCAGCGTCGGAGCCGAAAGCGTCGCGTCGCGCTTGGTCCGCATGGCGACGAACGCGTCCTCGTCCACGCCGTCGCGGACATGCACGTTGCCGGCGCGCTGTGCCGCCACTGTCGTCTCCCAGGCATAGGCGTCGCGGCCCGGCGCCTTGTAGTCGTGGCACATGAACAGCCGCGTCTCGGGCGGCAGGCTCAGCAGGCGCCGGATCGAACGGAAGAGCTGGTGCGCATCGCCGCCGGGAAAGTCGGCGCGCGCTGTCCCGTAGTCGGGCATGAAGAGCGTATCGCCGACGAAGACGGCATCGCCGATCCTGTAGCTGATGTCGGCCGGCGTATGCCCGGGCGTGTGCAGCACCTCGACCTCGAGCGCACCGATGTGGAACCGCTGACAGTCGTCGAACAGGGCATCGAAGTCGCTGGCCTCGGCCTCCCCTTCCGGCATGTTGAAGATCGGCCTGAAGATCCGCTGCACGTCGCGGATATGCGCGCCGATGCCGACACGCGCGCCCGTCCTGCCCTTGATGTAGGGGGCGCCGGAGAGATGGTCGGCATGCGCATGGGTCTCCAGCGCCCAGACGATCCGCCATCCCTCCGCGGCCGCCGCGCGAAGAATGGCCTCCACCGAC
Proteins encoded in this window:
- a CDS encoding MBL fold metallo-hydrolase, coding for MSVQSGPASRPEIRAFFDEPTNTVSYLVADPETREAAVIDPVLDYDHKAGEVDTRSVEAILRAAAAEGWRIVWALETHAHADHLSGAPYIKGRTGARVGIGAHIRDVQRIFRPIFNMPEGEAEASDFDALFDDCQRFHIGALEVEVLHTPGHTPADISYRIGDAVFVGDTLFMPDYGTARADFPGGDAHQLFRSIRRLLSLPPETRLFMCHDYKAPGRDAYAWETTVAAQRAGNVHVRDGVDEDAFVAMRTKRDATLSAPTLLLPSIQVNIRAGHFPKAEANGVHYLKIPVRAKAGAEAALA